The following are encoded together in the Peromyscus leucopus breed LL Stock chromosome 1, UCI_PerLeu_2.1, whole genome shotgun sequence genome:
- the LOC114709178 gene encoding uncharacterized protein DDB_G0290685-like isoform X2 has translation MSVEKEVPFKASHPSAKVRSKQFRGPRGRSKARARGARSKAKAPVHRRSPPEPLCKKAPVREKEKVWAPWNGLVVIGKRVELLDRNLQKSKLWDPKLESENWKLEVVGKKISKERSTQRVDTKLPNNGRRTSQAPASLEEDSSEIWRQQENRLKTGSVSKSAEMTESEERLKSKDKLRTSGGDLRSRGDQLRQSEELETSGENLMHKREKRLSSGEKRRSVVEKTDSKEKRGSIRKKASDSGEKRGSIREKASDSGEKRGSIREKASDSGEKRGSIREKASDGGEKRGSLREKASDGGEKRGSLGEKASDGGEKRGSIRKKASDSGEKRGSIRKKASDSGEKRGSLREKVSDSGEKRGSLREKASDSGEKRGSLREKVSDSGEKRGSLREKVSDSGEKRGSLREKVSDSGEKRGSLREKVRSSDEKRLSREKLRSSGEKLRTGKNSRSTEDQVESNIEKVQSSEMKLEEPSLTGSASVEEHSLTGSTAEEAPERVINVTGDESMMENMSQEMQIPSESVEGRDEGAEKGVEMDNVVVDEMEDTADESVPVEEKDTAGEGSRESGG, from the exons ATGTCTGTGGAGAAAGAGGTTCCGTTCAAGGCTTCACACCCGAGCGCCAAAGTGCGGAGTAAGCAGTTTAGGGGCCCGCGGGGACGCAGTAAGGCCCGGGCACGGGGCGCTCGGAGCAAGGCCAAGGCCCCCGTCCACAGGCGATCGCCACCAGAGCCGCTCTGCAAGAAGGCGCCAGTACGAGAGAAGGAGAAGGTGTGGGCGCCCTGGAACGGGCTCGTCGTGATTGGAAAGAGAGTGGAACTCTTGGACAGAAACCTGCAAAAGTCCAAACTGTGGGACCCCAAGTTGGAATCTGAGAACTGGAAGCTGGAAGTTGTGGGGAAGAAGATCTCGAAAGAGAGATCGACACAAAGGGTGGACACAAAGCTCCCGAACAATGGAAGAAGGACATCACAGGCTCCAGCAAGTCTGGAGGAGGACAGCTCAGAGATTTGGAGACAGCAAGAGAACAGACTCAAAACCGGATCTGTATCTAAGAGTGCAGAGATGACAGAGTCTGAAGAAAGGTTGAAGTCTAAGGACAAGTTGAGGACCAGTGGAGGGGACTTGAGGTCCAGAGGGGATCAACTGAGGCAGAGTGAGGAGTTGGAGACAAGTGGAGAGAACTTGATGCACAAGAGAGAGAAACGGCTTTCCTCAGGAGAGAAGCGGAGGTCTGTTGTAGAGAAAACAGACAGTAAGGAGAAACGAGGGTCCATCAGAAAGAAGGCCTCCGACAGTGGAGAGAAACGGGGTTCCATCAGAGAGAAGGCCTCCGACAGTGGGGAGAAACGGGGTTCCATCAGAGAGAAGGCGTCGGACAGCGGAGAGAAACGGGGATCCATCAGAGAGAAGGCCTCCGACGGTGGAGAGAAACGAGGATCCCTCAGAGAGAAGGCCTCCGACGGTGGAGAGAAACGGGGATCCCTCGGAGAGAAGGCCTCCGACGGTGGAGAGAAACGGGGGTCCATCAGAAAGAAGGCCTCAGACAGTGGAGAGAAACGAGGGTCCATCAGAAAGAAGGCCTCAGACAGTGGAGAGAAACGGGGATCCCTCAGAGAGAAGGTCTCAGACAGTGGAGAGAAACGAGGGTCCCTCAGAGAGAAGGCCTCCGACAGTGGAGAGAAACGGGGATCCCTCAGAGAGAAGGTCTCTGACAGTGGAGAGAAACGGGGATCCCTCAGAGAGAAGGTCTCAGACAGTGGAGAGAAACGGGGATCCCTCAGAGAGAAGGTCTCAGACAGTGGAGAGAAACGGGGGTCCCTCAGAGAGAAG GTGAGGTCAAGTGATGAAAAGAGGTTGAGCAGAGAGAAATTAAGGTCCAGTGGAGAGAAGCTAAGGACTGGTAAAAATTCGAGATCCACCGAAGATCAAGTGGAGTCAAATATTGAGAAAGTACAATCCAGCGAGATGAAACTGGAAGAGCCATCACTAACGGGAAGTGCAAGTGTGGAAGAGCATTCACTAACCGGAAGTACAGCCGAAGAGGCTCCTGAAAGAGTGATAAATGTTACTGGTGATGAAAGTATGATGGAAAATATGAGTCAGGAAATGCAAATTCCTTCTGAAAGTGTAGAAGGGCGAGATGAAGGAGCAGAGAAAGGGGTGGAAATGGATAATGTCGTGGTGGATGAAATGGAAGACACTGCTGATGAATCTGTTCCTGTGGAAGAGAAAGACACAGCTGGAGAGGGCTCCCGGGAGTCAGGTGGATGA
- the LOC114709178 gene encoding uncharacterized protein DDB_G0290685-like isoform X1, which produces MSVEKEVPFKASHPSAKVRSKQFRGPRGRSKARARGARSKAKAPVHRRSPPEPLCKKAPVREKEKVWAPWNGLVVIGKRVELLDRNLQKSKLWDPKLESENWKLEVVGKKISKERSTQRVDTKLPNNGRRTSQAPASLEEDSSEIWRQQENRLKTGSVSKSAEMTESEERLKSKDKLRTSGGDLRSRGDQLRQSEELETSGENLMHKREKRLSSGEKRRSVVEKTDSKEKRGSIRKKASDSGEKRGSIREKASDSGEKRGSIREKASDSGEKRGSIREKASDGGEKRGSLREKASDGGEKRGSLGEKASDGGEKRGSIRKKASDSGEKRGSIRKKASDSGEKRGSLREKVSDSGEKRGSLREKASDSGEKRGSLREKVSDSGEKRGSLREKVSDSGEKRGSLREKVSDSGEKRGSLREKVSDSGEKRGSLREKVRSSDEKRLSREKLRSSGEKLRTGKNSRSTEDQVESNIEKVQSSEMKLEEPSLTGSASVEEHSLTGSTAEEAPERVINVTGDESMMENMSQEMQIPSESVEGRDEGAEKGVEMDNVVVDEMEDTADESVPVEEKDTAGEGSRESGG; this is translated from the coding sequence ATGTCTGTGGAGAAAGAGGTTCCGTTCAAGGCTTCACACCCGAGCGCCAAAGTGCGGAGTAAGCAGTTTAGGGGCCCGCGGGGACGCAGTAAGGCCCGGGCACGGGGCGCTCGGAGCAAGGCCAAGGCCCCCGTCCACAGGCGATCGCCACCAGAGCCGCTCTGCAAGAAGGCGCCAGTACGAGAGAAGGAGAAGGTGTGGGCGCCCTGGAACGGGCTCGTCGTGATTGGAAAGAGAGTGGAACTCTTGGACAGAAACCTGCAAAAGTCCAAACTGTGGGACCCCAAGTTGGAATCTGAGAACTGGAAGCTGGAAGTTGTGGGGAAGAAGATCTCGAAAGAGAGATCGACACAAAGGGTGGACACAAAGCTCCCGAACAATGGAAGAAGGACATCACAGGCTCCAGCAAGTCTGGAGGAGGACAGCTCAGAGATTTGGAGACAGCAAGAGAACAGACTCAAAACCGGATCTGTATCTAAGAGTGCAGAGATGACAGAGTCTGAAGAAAGGTTGAAGTCTAAGGACAAGTTGAGGACCAGTGGAGGGGACTTGAGGTCCAGAGGGGATCAACTGAGGCAGAGTGAGGAGTTGGAGACAAGTGGAGAGAACTTGATGCACAAGAGAGAGAAACGGCTTTCCTCAGGAGAGAAGCGGAGGTCTGTTGTAGAGAAAACAGACAGTAAGGAGAAACGAGGGTCCATCAGAAAGAAGGCCTCCGACAGTGGAGAGAAACGGGGTTCCATCAGAGAGAAGGCCTCCGACAGTGGGGAGAAACGGGGTTCCATCAGAGAGAAGGCGTCGGACAGCGGAGAGAAACGGGGATCCATCAGAGAGAAGGCCTCCGACGGTGGAGAGAAACGAGGATCCCTCAGAGAGAAGGCCTCCGACGGTGGAGAGAAACGGGGATCCCTCGGAGAGAAGGCCTCCGACGGTGGAGAGAAACGGGGGTCCATCAGAAAGAAGGCCTCAGACAGTGGAGAGAAACGAGGGTCCATCAGAAAGAAGGCCTCAGACAGTGGAGAGAAACGGGGATCCCTCAGAGAGAAGGTCTCAGACAGTGGAGAGAAACGAGGGTCCCTCAGAGAGAAGGCCTCCGACAGTGGAGAGAAACGGGGATCCCTCAGAGAGAAGGTCTCTGACAGTGGAGAGAAACGGGGATCCCTCAGAGAGAAGGTCTCAGACAGTGGAGAGAAACGGGGATCCCTCAGAGAGAAGGTCTCAGACAGTGGAGAGAAACGGGGGTCCCTCAGAGAGAAGGTCTCAGACAGTGGAGAGAAACGGGGGTCCCTCAGAGAGAAGGTGAGGTCAAGTGATGAAAAGAGGTTGAGCAGAGAGAAATTAAGGTCCAGTGGAGAGAAGCTAAGGACTGGTAAAAATTCGAGATCCACCGAAGATCAAGTGGAGTCAAATATTGAGAAAGTACAATCCAGCGAGATGAAACTGGAAGAGCCATCACTAACGGGAAGTGCAAGTGTGGAAGAGCATTCACTAACCGGAAGTACAGCCGAAGAGGCTCCTGAAAGAGTGATAAATGTTACTGGTGATGAAAGTATGATGGAAAATATGAGTCAGGAAATGCAAATTCCTTCTGAAAGTGTAGAAGGGCGAGATGAAGGAGCAGAGAAAGGGGTGGAAATGGATAATGTCGTGGTGGATGAAATGGAAGACACTGCTGATGAATCTGTTCCTGTGGAAGAGAAAGACACAGCTGGAGAGGGCTCCCGGGAGTCAGGTGGATGA